Part of the Mixophyes fleayi isolate aMixFle1 chromosome 12, aMixFle1.hap1, whole genome shotgun sequence genome is shown below.
tagccggcactgatctacaggtgtcacagatacccggctctgatctacaggtgtcacagatacccggctctgatctacaggtgtcacagatacccggcactgatctacaggtgtcacagatacccggctctgatctacaggtgtcacagatacccggctctgatctacctgtgtcacagatacccggcactgatctacctgtgtcactgatacccggcactgatctacaggtgtcacagatacccagcactgatctacaggtgtcacagatacccggcactgatctacctgtgtcacagatacccggctctgatctacaggtgtcacagatacccggctctgatctacaggtgtcacagatacccggcactgatctacaggtgtcacagatacccggcactgatctacaggtgtcacagataccctgcactgatctacaggtgtcacagatacccggctctgatctacaggtgtcacagatacccggcactgatctagctgtgtcacagatacccggcactgatctacaggtgtcacagatacccggcactgatctacaggtgtcacagatacccggcactgatctacctgtgtcacagatacccggcactgatctacctgTGTCACAGATATCTACAGGTGTCATTCCTTAATCACTAATaatgggtaactgatgctgctgctTTACTCTCTACCTCCAGCCACAAAATAACAGGACAGTATCAGAGAAGAAATAAaggtattatttattatattacattatatatatatatatatatatatatatatatatatatatatttacatatatatatatattatggcatACAGGGTATTATCAGgagtaggatatatatatatatatatatatatatatatatatatatatatatatatattatgatcagTACAAGAGGGCTGAGCACCAggtaactatataactatatacttATCGCCCCCCAGCACCGTGTCACGTGTCCGGCAGTGAGGACAGGACAGGACTACACGTCCCGTGATGCAGCGCGGCGGCGGAGGCCGGATATCCGGCCGGGGGTAGTAGACGTGTCCTTGCTCTGCAGCAGCTTACACTGAGCTGGGAGCCGGCGGGGTAAGACGGGGTCTGTGCTGGGGCCCCTATAACAGCTGGTGGTCTCCATCCATAAACCAGGGGTTCCCTGTACAGTATTGGGTGGTCTGTAATGTATAATAATGGCGGTCCCCTGTATAGTATTGGGGGGGTCTGTACTGTATAATGGGGGGTCCCCTGTATAGTATTGGGGGGGGAGGTCTGTACAGTATTAGTCTGATGTTGGGGTACATAGACTGTATAGTGGTGAGTGAGGGGCCCATGTATTAGTATTAGTGCTTTGTGCCATATTAATGGGTATTGGGGTCTCTCCCACCTCTGTCAGTGTATTAGGAGGGGTCCTGGGGTGGGTACAGGGGGTGACTGGTTATAATCAGGGGTTGCGTGCAGCAGATCAGGCTTTATGTGTGGTGGGAttataaattgtgtttttcttaGATGTAAGGTCATCACattgaaaatgttatttaatgtaatataattgtGGTCCTGTAGGTTGGTGTGATTAGTATAGTGATCTGTGTGTGTATCGCAGGGTCATAGTGTACATTATACACACTAGGGGCAGACACATCACACCTGAGAGTGACACATCAGCCTTACCTGAGCTCAGGGGTCTAGTAAGTAACTATCCATCGCTGACCCCAAGTTATAAATCaatttataatcttttttttattgttaggtTAATATTTGTATTCCTGTATTGCACATAGTATAGTGTCTGCTTTGTATTTTGTGCATTTTTGTTAAGTGTTTTGGTTGTCATTTAAGGCCAGGACTTCTATAGCTTATAAAGACTTCTTAATATGATGAATGTAACAGggtctgttaaaaataaataataaatatatattatatgcaggATCACATCTGTCCATATGTTTTATAACTGATGTCAATGTGTCTGTTGCAGATGAAGATTCTATTGGTTGCGTTTGTGGCGCTGCTGGCCGTGGTGCAGTGCGAGGAGGGGGCCCGGTTACTGGCGTCTAAGTCGCTGCTGAACCGCTACGCCGTGGAGGGGAAGGATCTAACTCTGCAATACAACATCTACAACGTGGGCTCCAGGTGAGGGGACTAAGCCGGCTCCGGGTGTTTGTTTTGTGGAGTAAAATTGGTACTTTTAACtttaattgtatgttatttattagtATCATAATACCGTCAGTCTACAGACTGTGTGATATGTTTTATCAGTTAAGGATATTAGTATGTTATTAAGGAGGTCTTTCTACATAAATATTGGTATATACGTAATGTCAGTTTATTGAGTTCTGTCATGTGTCTAGTGTAATATAGACTTGTAATATTGACGTATATAGACTTCTAACCTGTGAATAATGTATTATATGGCCGTTATATAGAAGTATATAAATGGGTATAATCTCTAATGAGCAGgcacatttttttcatgtttgcatttattttgtctaccgtgCGCGCCCCCCTGCCTTGTGCGCGCCCCCCTGCCTTGTGCGCGCCCCCCCTGCCTTGTGCGCGCCCCCCTGCCTTGTGCGCGCCCCCCCCTGCCTTGTGCGCGCCCCCCCTGCCTTGTGCGCGCCCCCCCTGCCTTGTGCGCGCCCCCCCCTGCCTTGTGCGCGCCCCCCCCTGCCTTGTGCGCGTCCCCCCTGCCTTGTGCGCGTCCCCCCTGCCTTGTGCGCGCCCCCCCTGCCTTGTGCGCGCCCCCCCCTGCCTTGTGCGCGTCCCCCCTGCCTTGTGCGCGTCCCCCCTGCCTTGTGCGCGTCCCCCCTGCCTTGTGCGCGTCCCCTCACTGTACGTCCCTGCAGTGCCTTACAAATGAATGCCAATAATAATATTGTCCGCCAACCTAGACACGGTGGAGGTGGAAAGTTTCTGGGCTGAATGACTGTGCAGCCACTAAGTGCCTCGTGCCTCTGTGGTGTCATGAATGGTCACCTCCGCTGCGTGCTCAGTTACGCTGTTACGCTGTAACGGTGTGAGCGTGTAATGTCTGTGCACTACAATCTGATCTTTGTCCCCCCTCTAGCGCTGCTCTGGATGTGGAGCTCTCCGATGATTCCTTTCCCCCGGAGGATTTCGGCATCGTCTCCGGCATGCTGAATGTGAAGTGGGACAGGATTGCTCCGTATCCTTTCTAAGTCCTGGGATAACTTGCTGACATCTGTGTGATCGTTGTTCTGTCGATGTGTCAAATTGTGGCGTACGCTGTAGTGCGGATGACCCATCACCTTACGTCTTACTACAGTCTGCTTATACTGGCCGAGAGCCGCCATATTGAGGTCTGTCAAAGTGGGTGTGGCTGCGCTGTAGATAACGAGCGCAGAGGGCATTGGGGACGATTACAAAAACTGTATGCAAAGGAAAACTGGGGAATACGAGTTCTGTAAATTTATAGGCTAAAATAACAACTATTGTAAGAGTCCGATGTGTGGGATCAGGTGCTTGTTCTGCGCTAAGTCTGATGCTTTTTCTTCTCGCAGTTGTCACCTTTACCACCAAGTCCCGCCCCCCTCTCATGCCAAATTGCCGggataaaaaatattacaaaacttGTCTTGAATATATCCCATATTATGTTCTAAAATGCTTTGCTCTATTTCTTTAGCTGATTTGTGtggactttcacagaaatatggcagccaACTATGAGCAACCCATGAATGATTTTATTGTAGCACAGCCCCACCCACATGTCTAGTTTAGTTTGTCTCCCCATGGGTGTAAATGAAGTCTGTCCACAATGCCTGATGATATTGATCTTTAACCCCTCCCGTTGCGTAGCGCTAGCAACGTCTCTCACACCGTGGTCCTGCGGCCTCTGAAAGCCGGCTACTTCAACTTTACCTCCGCCACCATCACTTACCTGGCCCAGGAGGGGCTACAAGTTGTGGTgggtattctctctctctctctcttctataatGTTTTGTTTGGAGCCTAGCATAGAACTGTTGTCGATGCCCCGCCCTCATTCATGCTAGGAAAGGGGGAGGGTCGTTGACAACTGCACTGTGTTAGCTTAAGGTCGGATATTTCATAAATCATTTTTAGAAATCTGTATTGATCCCATATTTTCAAATCATCTCGGGGGAAGGGATTGTTGGTGCCTAAAATTTTGTGGCGTGGATCTGTTTTAAATGTCTAAATCTTTGGGCACAGGTGGGGTACACCAGCGCCCCCGGACAGGGGGGAATCCTGGCTCAGAGGGAGTTTGACCGAAGATTCTCTCCTCATTTTGTAAGTAGATTATGAAGTTACTTTGTGGCCGTTCTGTACGAGACGCGGCCGTGCCCGCTGACCCTCTCCTCCTTTGTCGTTACTTAGCTGGACTGGGCGGCTTTTGGGGTGATGACGCTCCCCTCCATCGGTATCCCCCTCCTCCTGTGGTATTCAAGCAAGAGAAAGTACGACACCCCCAAGCCTAAGAAGAACTGAGTAGGTTCAAATATCCAAAGAGCGGACGTGGGGCGACTTGTGTGAGAGGGGCGTACACAGCTGCCTTCACCCTGCACCCATCTCTTGTCCCAAACGCCCCTCTCCCCGTCTCTGGATCACCAGACCCCCTCTGTAAGTTGGATATACACCTGTTATTGAGCAGTGTAAAGGAACTGGTAATATCACACGTTCTGCTCTATCCGTTCTTGTCGCAACATCGTCCGATCCAGTAACGTCAATCcgaaagaatatatattttaaatattggtTTGTATTCAACAAGCCGATGATCAGCGTTATGTGCCACCCGATGCCATATCGATGTTCACAGCCACACACAACCTTCTCAGAAACTGAATTCCCATTTGTAGGACAAATCTTCTTTTTCCAcggaaaagcttttttttttttaaacagcccgAATCGTGGTTTAATGTGTCCCGATGATACGAGCGCTGGGGCTCTGAGCGGTCCTGTGTCTCTCAGCCCAGAACAATGGAGGGTTTTTCTAATAAAAGGAAAATGAGATACTCCCTTTGTCTGTGTTATTATTTCCATGTCTGTCAATGTTACCCCAGGACCCGTGTTGTGTATAATACCAGTGGGCCGGTGACTCTAGATACGTTGACGATCAATTTACACAACGATATAGGAACAAAGTATTGATATAAT
Proteins encoded:
- the SSR2 gene encoding translocon-associated protein subunit beta, which produces MKILLVAFVALLAVVQCEEGARLLASKSLLNRYAVEGKDLTLQYNIYNVGSSAALDVELSDDSFPPEDFGIVSGMLNVKWDRIAPASNVSHTVVLRPLKAGYFNFTSATITYLAQEGLQVVVGYTSAPGQGGILAQREFDRRFSPHFLDWAAFGVMTLPSIGIPLLLWYSSKRKYDTPKPKKN